GTCCAGAAACTGTTGCCCGGCTAGCGGAAATTGACAATATTGTTGGCATCAAAGAAGCAACTGGAAATTTAGACCAGGCGAGTGAAATTCGCCGCTTGACACCAAAAGAATTTCAGATTTACTCTGGAGATGATTCCTTAACCTTGCCCTTGTTAGCAATTGGGGCAACAGGAGTTGTGAGTGTCGCTTCTCATCTGGTAGGTAATCAACTACAGCAGATGATTCAAGCTTTTAATGCGGGAGAAATCGCTACGGCTACCGAAATTCATCTACAACTATTTCCGTTGTTTAAAGCTTTATTTTTAACTACAAATCCCATTCCAGTTAAACAAGCGCTGAAACTTCAAGGTTGGGAGGTCGGTTCAACTCGTCTACCGCTATGCGAAGTAGACTCAGATGTTACTGATAAGTTAAAGGTGGTGTTAGATAAACTCGATTTAATTTAGATGCCAATTTCTGGAATATCTACCAGTTATCACTTGACATTTTTATGCTGAGACTGTTGGCGATATCTGGTTTTGTAGTTGAGTAAAGTATGGCATTTAAAGAACCATAGATAAGATAATTCTGTATTTGATGAATATCAGAAGAGTTATATATGTGAAATCGTTTTATTCAAGGCATAACTGAACATCTCCAACATCATTTAGCTGCTTTTTTTACATAGAAAGCTAGTATTTTCTTTCATACATAACCAGATTGATAATTGTGAATTTATTAAAGCTGAAAAACCAACAACCATCCAAGGACAACATGGTAAATAACGAAACTAAATCTGCCCTCAAAATTATTCCCTTGGGCGGGTTGCATGAAATTGGCAAAAATACCTGTGTTTTTGAGTACGAAGACGAAATTGTTCTTCTCGATGCCGGATTAGCCTTTCCGACAAAAGGAATGCTAGGGGTAAATATTGTCCTGCCAGATACAACCTATCTACGGGAAAATCGCCATAAGATTAAAGGCATGATCGTTACCCACGGTCATGAAGACCATATCGGAGGTATCGCTTTTCACCTCAAGCAATTTGACATCCCGATCATTCATGGCCCTAGATTAGCAATGGCAATGCTAGAGGGTAAATTGGAAGAAGCAGGAGTACGCGATCGCACTGAGTTAAGATCAGTTAAACCCCGTGATGTGGTACGGATTGGTCAACATTTCTTTGTAGAATATATCCGCAATACCCACTCCATTGCCGATAGTTTTACAGTGGCTATTCATACGCCTCTAGGTGTAGTCATCCATACAGGAGACTTTAAAATTGACCATACACCTGTAGATGGCGAACACTTTGACTTACAAAGATTAGCCGAACACGGTGAACGAGGTGTACTTTGCTTATTGAGTGATTCAACTAACGCCGAAGTACCAGGATTTACCCCTTCGGAACGTTCAGTTTACCCCAACCTAGACCGAGAATTTGGTCAAGCTACCGGGCGCTTATTTGTCACCACCTTTTCATCCAGTGTGCATCGCATCAACATGATTTTGCAGTTGGCGCAGAAGCATAACCGTGTGGTGTCGGTTGTGGGTCGTTCAATGTTGAATTTGATTGCCCACGCCCGCAATCTGGGTTACATCAAGTGTGATGATAGTATCTTCCATCCATTGCACGCAGTCCGGAATATGCCAGATGAGAAAGTCTTGATTTTGACTACTGGCTCTCAGGGTGAAACAATGGCAGCCATGACCCGCATTGCCAACAAAGAACACTCCCAAATCAAAATTCGCCCAGGAGATACGGTACTATTCTCTGCTAACCCGATTCCTGGCAATACTATCGCTGTGGTCAACACCATCGATAAATTGATGATTCAAGGGGCAAAAGTGGTCTATGGAAGGGACAAAGGCATTCACGTCTCTGGTCACGGCTGTCAAGAAGAACAAAAATTGATGATAGCCTTAACTCGTCCCAAGTTCTTTGTGCCATTTCACGGTGAACATCGAATGCTAGTGAAGCACTCCCAAACGGCTCAGAGCATGGGCATTGTTCCCGAAAATATGGTAATTATCGAAAATGGCAACATCGTTGAATTAACAGAAGACTCTATCCGTGTTGCTGGTAAAGTCGCATCTGGTATCGAACTTGTGGATACCACCAGCGCTGGTATGGTCAGTGATACAGTCTTGCAAGAACGACAAAAAATGTCAGAAGAAGGCATTGTTACCATCGCCGCCGCTATCGATTGGAATGGCAAACTGCTTGCTAAACCAGAAACTCATCTACGGGGTGTTGTGACTAGTGTAGAGCGATCGCTGGTACAAAAATGGGTACAACAGCGCATTGAAGAAATGCTCACTGTGCGTTGGTCAGAATTTGCCCAGATTCGTGAAGGCGAAAAACCAGAAGTAGACTGGGGTGGACTGCAAGGGATGTTAGAGCGCGAATTACAACGCTCCATTCGTCGAGAATTGCAATGTCAACCCACTGTAACTTTATTGATGCAAATTGCTGAAGAACCACCTGCGAAAGTTTCCGATGGTAGAAGACGACGGACTCGCACTACAGCGCAGGTAGCATCTTAATCAAGCTGCTGAGTTAAATTTGTGGTGGGTTACGGACTACCTTCCTAATCCACCCTACTGAGAATAGAATTTATCACCCTGGTTTCTTGAATAAATCGGGTTTTTTGGCTTTTATCAATGATTTATTTGTGAGTTTTGCTATATGGAACCGATTCGTATTTTTTACTTTTCTGATATTCTCTGCATTTGGGCTTATATTGCTCAAATTCGGCTAGATGAATTGAAAACAACTTTTCAAGACAAGATTGCTATAGAACACCACTTTGTCCCCGTTTTTGGTGCTGCTCGTGAAAAGCTGGAGAATCGATGGCGAGAGCGGGGGGGATTGCAAGGATACAGTGATCATGTTCAGGGGGTTGCCAAAAAATTTGACCATATCAGCCTTCATCCTGATATTTGGACTAAGGTGACACCAGCTTCATCTACATCTTGTCATTTGTTTCTCCATGCGATTCAATTATTAGAAGCAAAGGGTTTGGTTGAGCCAGATCAACAGGTATTTGAAAAAGCAACTAAGGCATTTCGAGCAGCGTTTTTTACCCAACTGGCAAACGTTTCTGAGCGTAAGGTGCAATTTGAAATTGCGGAGGAGTTAAAACTCCCAATTGCTGCGATCCAAGCTGAGATTGATAGTGGTGAGGCTTATGCTCAACTATCTAAGGATTTTGAATTGGTCAAAGAGCTTATGGTTACGGTCAGCCCTACCCTAATTTTTAATGAAGGACGGCAGAGACTCAATGGTAATGTGGGCTACCGAGTTATGGAAGCCAATATTCGTGAGTTACTACACAATCCTGACGGAGAACAATCTTGGTGTTAGGAATTTTGGGCCGCAATAGTGGCTCGGTTCATCCGTAACCCAGGGACATAATCTAAAGCCAAACCCAGGTAAGTTAGCTCCAAGACTCAATAAATTGCAACTTGCTGGATGATCACATTCTTTTCCCAGCCATTGCGAAACCCAATATCTGAACACAGGGCGCTGAAATCCTCCAATATTCAGCCACTACAACGAATATTTGCATTTATGATATTTATACCTACTGAAAATTTATATAGAATTTTGTTATATTAAATTGTGTAACGAATACCTTGGAACCTGTCCAAGGACAGATGACTTTACTAAAATGTAAAGTATGTGAACTTATCAATAAGATTAGATTATTACACTACCGATACTGCGAAAATTGCGATTAACTTGATGTAGTAATAAATTCGATTCTGGCATAAGTGGCTACTGTTATACCTATTGTAACTCAGTCAGGAAACGATTTTCCGGTAAAGGTAATTGCCACGTTGTATACATTCATCAGCAAGATGAATACCCTCATTAATACAGAGGCTTAATCATGAAGGTATTTGATAATACCACGAAAAGGTTTTTTTTGGCAAGCTGGGTATCGATTAATCAAACAGAGACTAATCAAGCTCCTGTAACTCAGCTACACCCTTCGGCTCCTCAGTCTAACGGTGATCTTCTGCAACCCCTGCGGCAGAGGATAGAAAATATTCAAATTAATAATCCTAAACTAGCTCACCGCTTGTGCAAACTGATTCCGGCTCAATGTCCCTTTGAGCGCGATGTCAAATTATTCGGGAAAAAACTGTTTCACATTCCGCCTATGTGTAAACTCAATCCCTTTTTTGAAGAAGTGGTTGGTTTACGCTTCCGAGCGCTGTGCTATCTTGCAGACGAATGTGGTGAAGATATATCTCAATACTGCTAAGAAAATCTGTTGAGTCAAAACACACAGAAGAGTTAGGAGTTAATAATTAACTCCTAGCTTTTTTTACAGCAATTTTGCTGGTAAATGAAACACACAACGGAAGTTAAAACCCTGTAGAGACCTTGCATGAAAGGTCTCTACACTGTGGTCTAATTAATTTGTCATGTTTCTGGCTTGCCATTGTTGGATGGCTTCTTGAGCGTCTTCGTAAACATCTGTCACCTGTGGGACTAAAGTAGCCGTTTCAATTGCTGCGGCGATATTACCTTGGTCAGCTCGACTTTTAGCCAGTTCCAAAATTTTTGCACTCCATTCATTAATAGATTTTTCGGCGCTATCAAATCCTGGTTGACCGGGTGGTACTCTTCTAGCGACTTCAATGGCACGATTATATGTTGATGCTTGTCCGGGTCTAATTAAGGACTGAGCTGCATCTAAAACAGTTTGATTACCCACATATTGTTGAGCTTCTAACTGCCATTGGCTAATTGCTGCTTGTGCTTGAGGATAAAGGGCTTGATTTGGGGAAACTAATTGAGCCGCAGCAATGGCATTTGTATATTGTTTTTGCTTGGCACGACCTTCTGCTAAATCTAGAATCATGCGACTCCAAATTTTAATATTATCCTGAGCTTGTTCGTAGAGTGGTTCACCTGGTTGAATTTTACTAGCAGTGGCGATCGCCTGACTCAGATCACTAGCTTGAGTTTCCCTCAGAGACATTTTCGCTAAGTCTAAGACTGCTTGACTCCGCTTTTGAGACTGAGAATTAGCGGCGATTTGGGCGCTAGATTGGTTATTCGTGGGAGGAGTTATTGGTGATGTATTTGATTCCGAGTCAGCATTAGCGTCAACATTTGGCTCAGGGGTAGCAGTAATGGGTGCTATGGGTGATATTTCTTTAATTTGCAACAATCTCGCCTGATTGCGGAGAATAACTACAGAAATTAAAGCTACTACCAACATAGTGCCGCCACCCCAAACTAAAAACTGTTTCCATAATGGGGCATCTGCCTTATTCTCAGGTAAGGGAGAAACATAAGGTTGAGGCGCATTGGGGATGAACCTTCCCCCTGTAGCCATGTGCCTATTGAGCGTGTTTTGTTGGTTGAGGTACTCTTGTTGAGCCAAGCTAGAAAGTTTTTGTTCTTCCAACTGGCTAATGGCTGGGATGAAGTTGGAAAAATTTACCGATTGGGATTTAGCACCTAGAGTAGTTTCCACACCTTGGGCTGACTCCCAGATATTGGCGTTTTGCGTCTTGGCTAAATTTTTAGGGATTGTTGCGCCCAGAGAAGACGCTGTAAGTGCAACAGCAAAGCTTTCCTCTGGAAAAATAACTGCTTCGGCTCCACTGGGTTGTATGGTGCTGGAAAGTACTAGGTTGTGGTTTTCCTCCTCACACTCCGGTAATATTGGTGGTTGGTGAGATGGAAAGATCGTTGCAGGGTTTTGTGTAGGTCGCCAGTAGTGTTGACATAATTCTGGGGTAAGAACACTTAAATAGCTTTCTAGATCAGTCAAGCTACTGGCATTACCAGAACGCAAAGCCTCTAATAGTGCAGCTGTGAAGAATCCGTGACCTAGTTCGCTACTTTCATGAGAGAATTGATCCGATTGGCAAGAAAGAATTGTGGCAATTTGTAGTTCTTTAGCAAGTTCTATGGTTTCTAGCCCCACGGGACTATTTGCTTGAGTGCCAAAAGCACGGTTGATATCAAGCAGCATCAGTGTATTAATTCCAGTCAGTTGCAGACTTTGCATGAGCGATCGCACTTCTATGCCAGTTTCTTCTACCAATTCTGGATTTCCTTCCACTGGCATTAAGTAATCTTGGCCTTTGTAACTGACTCCATAACCGCTAAAAAATAACCAGAGATGGTCTTGTGGTTGCCAACAAGCTGCCGTCAAATCCTCCAGTAACACCAGAATATTTTGCTTAGTGGGATAGGTGGATCTATCCCCAATGGGTGGGGAAGCAGCTGTCATCAACAGACACCGTTGCTGTGCCAAGCCTCCTTCTTGAACCAAAAAATTATTTAGTACCTCGGCATCTGCTTGAGCGCAACGTAAGGGTTGAAATAACTGATATTGATTGATGCCGATTGTGATCGCCCAGTAATTTGCCATCCCGCTCTTTGTAGGTTGTTGTTTGATTGCCTAAAATTGCGGTTGGCTTTGCTGAAAAAACAAAGCTAACCTATGTCTTATAGTCTTCGGAGAATATGATCGAGTTACTGAGTTATAAGCAGTTTTTATGACAGTAAACTTAGATAATCATGCTGAGTAAAATTCAAATTACAAATCATCAATAAGGAGTTATCAGGTTATGACCAGGAATATTGCTCATCAACGATCATTGATCATTCCCTTTCCATTTATTGGCCAAATTGCCAAAAAGATCCGGAGCTTTCCGTTAATTGTTTTACTTTTTTCGCCTATTTCTGTGTGGGTATTAACAGAAGCGATCGCCCCCCAAATAGTTCGCGCTTATACCGCTAGAGTTGACCTGAAGATTGAGCGCATGGCAGATGAAAGCTATGAAACCATACTCCAACGAGCAGAAGCGGTTTCCAGGGCAGCTGCTCAACGGAGCTTTGACAAAGACATATTAACTACAGATGTTTCAGTAATCGTCACGGTGGAAAGTTATGGTGCGATCGCACCTATTTTGGCCTTAGAAGTTAGTCGCCAGCAATGGCGCACACGCCCCGACCCCCAACGTTGGGCAACTTACTTCAAAACAGCGCGATCGCTCCTCTTGTTTGACACAAAACCTGCAATTCCCAATGCCAAGTAGGGAATAGGGAGTGGGGAGTAGGGAGTAGGGAGTAGCGAATAGGGAGTGGGGAGTAGGGAATAGGGAATTTATTTCTCAATCCCCACGGACAATCTATAAAGTCGAACTGATGGCTTAGAATAGGAAGGTTGTCAAGAACTGCGATATCCGCTACTATGGCTGTCCCTAAGAAGAAAACATCCAAGTCCAAACGAGATAAACGTCGAGCCACCTGGAGACATAAAGCTGCTGTTGAAGCTCAAAAGGCTCTTTCTCTGGGCAAATCAATTTTGACTGGACGTTCTACCTTTGTCTATCCCACCACTGAAGAAGAGGAAGCAGAATCATAATTCCCTAGTCAGGAAAAGCCAGTTTTCAGATTTATCAAGACTGTATGAGAGCTTTTTCTGTGGTTTTCTGATTGCATTATCAATCATCGATAGTCCGCAAAAGCTCATCGGGTTGATAGAAAATGGGTAATGAGTAATTGGGGAAACCCGTTACCCATTACTCACCAGACACCTCGCGCCGTGGAAGCCCCTACATTCATGTATGGGGGTAAGGCGTAGGCGATTTTAATCGCTGTCAAAAAATCTCCTTCACCCGTGATCAAATAGAGAGAGCATAAATAAACGGAGTAATCTGTAGTTTATGTGAACCAAACCACTCAAAACATGAGTAAACGTTATCTAGGTCATAACACCTTGGGATTCGCTAGTCCCCTGCCATGTTGCTACTTATTAAACAATCCGCAAGGATAGTGTATTTAGCATAACAAGCTCAGATAACAAGGTTGAAGCAAACATTACCCTGAAAAGGTGAAATTTAAATGTCTAATTTTGTTCTAGTTCTTGATACCAACAAAAAACCACTTACTCCAATTCATCCAGGAGATGCACGTTTTTTATTAAATCAACAAAAAGCTGCTGTATTTAGAAGATTTCCATTTACCATAATTTTGAAAGAACCTAAATCTGAAGTTCCAACTCAACCGATTGAATTAAAAATAGATCCAGGGAGTAAAACTACAGGTTTTGCGTTAGTTCAAAATAATAAAGTCATCTGGGGTATGGAATTACAACACAGAGGTTTAGCTATTAAAGAAAGCCTAGAAACTCGAAAAGGAGTAAGGCGAGGAAGACGTTCTAGACATACTCGTTATCGTCAAGCTAGATTTCTTAACCGCACTAAACCTCAAGGTTGGTTAGCACCTTCTTTAAGCCATAGAGTTTTAACTATTAACACTTGGGTTAAAAGATTATGTAATTTTGCCCCAATAACTGACATAGTTGAAGAGCTTGCTAGGTTTGACCTACAGCAGCTAGAAAACCCGGAGATATCAGGCTTTGAGTATCAACAGGGAGAGTTACAAGGGTATGAAGTCCGTGAATATCTTTTGAATAAATGGAATAGAAAATGTGCATACTGTACTGCGGAAAATGTCCCTTTACAAGTTGAGCATATTAAACCAAAAGCCAAAGGAGGAACTAATAGAATTTCTAATTTGTGTCTAGCTTGTGAGAAATGCAATATCAAAAAAGGTACTCAAGATATTGAGAAGTTTTTAGCAAAAAAGCCTGAGTTGTTGAAGCAAATTTTATCCCAAGCCAAGCGTCCACTAAAAGATGCGTCTGCTGTAAATTCAACGAGATGGGCTTTATTTAATAAGTTAAAAGAAACTGGATTACCTATAACAACAGGTTCAGGAGGTTTAACTAAGTTTAATAGAACTCGTTTAGGATTGCCTAAAACTCATTGGATTGATGCTGCTTGTGTAGGAAAAGTTGAAACTCTCAAAATACTGACAACAAAAATTTTAACAGTAAAAAGCACGGGGCATAGTTGCAGAAGATTCTGTAGGATCAATAAATTTGGTTTTCCTTGCACTGAGCCTAAAAAAATATTCACTCATGTTTCTACAGGAGATTTTGTTAAGGCTACTTTGCACAAAGATCGTAAAAACATAACTTCTGGAAAGTATGTAAGTCGTGTTAAAACTCCCACAAAAAACGGATGTGAGATTGTTATCAATGGTTTTAGAGTTGAATTTTCAACAATGAAAGATATTACTAAGGTTCATTGTAGTGACGGGTATAGCTACGTTTGACTACGCAAAACTACAATTTTATGAGATTAAATGCAAAGACTGCTATGGTGGGTATACTACTAATATTTCTATAGAAGACTTTGTACGAGAAGAAAATTTTTTTGCTATTAAACTATTTGGTGAACCGTTAACAACAGAACACGGTGGACCATTGCGCCTAGTTGTACCTCATCTCTACGCCTGGAAAAGTGCCAAATGGATTAATGGTTTGGAGTTTCTCAATGAGGAAGAACTGGGTTTTTGGGAGCGTAATGGCTACCACCGCCGTGGTGAACCTTGGAACCAGGAGCGTTACAGCAGTGGTTTGGGGCTTTAGCCGACAATTTTCTTTAAGGCTGATAATTTGTCTTTGTAGGGCGCATAACGCCAGTTTAAATCTAGCCAGAAGTAATTTTTTAACACACTTTTGTAATGGGAAAAAGTGTCAAAACTGGCTTTACCGTGATAGCTACCAATTCCACTATCACCTACACCACCAAAGGGTAAAGATGAAACACCAACTTGCATAACTGTGTCGTTGATACAAACTCCACCGGATGAGGTTGACTGTAAGACTTGTTTTTGCAGGTTTTTATTTTGAGTAAATATGTATAAAGCTAAGGGTTTTGGTTTAGAGTTAATTAAGGCGATCGCTTCTGTAATATCTGTATATTCAATTATCGGTAAAATCGGACCAAAGATTTCCTCTTCCATGACGGAATCTGTTAAAGAAACATGATCAAGTAAGGTAGGCGCAATATAACGTTCTTCAGGGTTGGTTTCTCCGCCAATAATAATTTCGCCATCTTTAATTAAATTAGCTAACCTGTCAAATTGTTTTTTACTCACAATCCTAGCATAATCTGGACTGATTGCGGGATTATCGCCATAAAATTCTTTGAGGCATTTTTTCATCCCATCCACCAAATCTTTTTTGATTTTTTGATCAACTAAAAGATAATCAGGCGCAATACACGTTTGTCCAGCATTAATAAATTTGCCCCAAACAATGCGTTTAACAGTGTATTCTAAGTTAATTTCACTATCGATAATACAAGGGCTTTTACCACCTAATTCTAAAGTAACTGGTGTGAGATGTTTTGCTGCTGCTTCCATGACAATTTTACCAATAGCTGTACCACCAGTAAAAAAGATATGGTCAAATTTTTCTGCTAGGAGTTGTTGACTGGTTTCTACACCTCCTTCTACTACAGCAATATAATCTGGGTTAAAATGTTTGCCAATTATTTGCGCTACTAAACTGGAAGTATGGGGTGCAATTTCTGAAGGTTTGAGAATTGTACAATTTCCTGCGGCGATCGCACCGACTAAAGGTGAGATAATTAGCTGCAAAGGATAATTCCAAGGACCGATAATTAAAACAACTCCTAGCGGTTCTGGATAAATTTTGGCTGAGTATGGAAAAAACTTCCAGGGAACTGCGGCTTTTTTGGGCTTACTCCAATTCTTGAGGTTTTTGATAGCGTCATCGATTTCATTGACTACACCAACTTCTGTAGCGTAACTCTCAAATACTGGTTTCTGTAAATCTGCTTCTAGTGCTTCAATGATTGCTTGTGTATTCTCAACTATTGCTTGTTTGAGAATTTTGAGTTGTTCTTGGCGAAATGTAATATCTTTGGTTTTTCCAGTCTGAAAAAATTCACGCTGCTTTGCGATAATTGCAGCTACATCTGATCTTTCATTAGTAATCATAGTTTCTAATTTGTAATTGTTTTTATCCCTAGTATAGCAACCGCCAAGGTTGTTAGGACATTGCAAAAGCCTAAAACCCAGTCACAGCGAGTCTTTCACTTTTGACTTTTGACTTCTGCTATATTACTATAACAAAATATTTAAATGTTGATTTACTACTAAGTAGGTAAACAAAAAAAATTAAAGGTGTGTAAAGATAAGTAAATACGGAAAAACATATATTAGGGTGATGTAAATATGGGGTCAAGGTTAAGGATATTCCTGACAAAAAAACAAGATAGAGAGTTGTTTGACCTGAGAACAGCGAAAGTACCGCAGAAAGTAAAAGATAGAGCTGAAGTAATCAGATTAAATGCAGATGGTTGGTATGTGGAAAAAATAGCGGCTCACTTTGATTGGGGAGAGCAAACAGTAAGAGTCGTGTTGAATAAGTGGGAAAAAGAAGGAATAGAAGGACTCCATGAGTTACCAGGTCGAGGGAGAAAGCCAAAATTGGTGGAAGCTGACATTGAATATTTAGAAAAATGCTTGAAAGAAGAAGCACAAACTTATAACAGTAAGCAATTAGCAGAAAAACTGGATAAAGAGCGTGGGATAAAAGTAAGTACCAACACAATCAGACGGGGACTAAAAAAAAAAGGGGTGATTTGGAAGCGGATAAGAATAAGTCATCAAGCAAAACAAGATCCAGTGACTCGTGCAAATAAGTAGGTTAACAGAAAAATTTAAAGGTATGTAAAGAAAAGTTAACCTAATTGGCTTTGTTAAATTTAGTACGTTCTGTCCGGTGTTTTCCTTTTTTACCTCTGGTTTCAACACCATCCATAACTGCATACGCTAGTTCTAATTCATCCTCAAACATTTTTCCAGCAATTTCATCTCGTTTAAGATGTTGCCATTCTAATTCAATTGGATTCATTTCCGAGCAATATTTAGGAAGGAAAAACATATATAAACCCATTTGTTCCCACTTTGTCCATAATGCCTAAACTTCTTTACAACAATGTATTGGTCCATTATCTTGAACTATGACTCTCATTCGTTTACTTTCAGATGCTTCTTGCGCCTCTTGTTCCATCATTTTGATGTAAGAACTGCGCTTAACTCCTCCAATTACTAGACCATAAATAAAGCTAATTAATGGCTGAAATAGCCCAATAATACTGATTCTGCGTCCACGTCTTTTTGTTTGTTCGAGCTTTTTTTGTTCTCCTTTTTGATAGTATGTATAACCTGAATCACTCCAAGCTGAAAATCCTGATTCATCCAAATATTTTAGGTCTATTTCTCCACTAGCCGCAGCCAGTTCTAACATATCCATATCTGCTTGTTTATTTGCACGAGTCACTGGATCTTGTTTTGCTTGATGACTTATTCTTATCCGCTTCCAAATCACCCCTTTT
The window above is part of the Nodularia spumigena CCY9414 genome. Proteins encoded here:
- a CDS encoding DsbA family oxidoreductase, yielding MEPIRIFYFSDILCIWAYIAQIRLDELKTTFQDKIAIEHHFVPVFGAAREKLENRWRERGGLQGYSDHVQGVAKKFDHISLHPDIWTKVTPASSTSCHLFLHAIQLLEAKGLVEPDQQVFEKATKAFRAAFFTQLANVSERKVQFEIAEELKLPIAAIQAEIDSGEAYAQLSKDFELVKELMVTVSPTLIFNEGRQRLNGNVGYRVMEANIRELLHNPDGEQSWC
- a CDS encoding caspase family protein is translated as MANYWAITIGINQYQLFQPLRCAQADAEVLNNFLVQEGGLAQQRCLLMTAASPPIGDRSTYPTKQNILVLLEDLTAACWQPQDHLWLFFSGYGVSYKGQDYLMPVEGNPELVEETGIEVRSLMQSLQLTGINTLMLLDINRAFGTQANSPVGLETIELAKELQIATILSCQSDQFSHESSELGHGFFTAALLEALRSGNASSLTDLESYLSVLTPELCQHYWRPTQNPATIFPSHQPPILPECEEENHNLVLSSTIQPSGAEAVIFPEESFAVALTASSLGATIPKNLAKTQNANIWESAQGVETTLGAKSQSVNFSNFIPAISQLEEQKLSSLAQQEYLNQQNTLNRHMATGGRFIPNAPQPYVSPLPENKADAPLWKQFLVWGGGTMLVVALISVVILRNQARLLQIKEISPIAPITATPEPNVDANADSESNTSPITPPTNNQSSAQIAANSQSQKRSQAVLDLAKMSLRETQASDLSQAIATASKIQPGEPLYEQAQDNIKIWSRMILDLAEGRAKQKQYTNAIAAAQLVSPNQALYPQAQAAISQWQLEAQQYVGNQTVLDAAQSLIRPGQASTYNRAIEVARRVPPGQPGFDSAEKSINEWSAKILELAKSRADQGNIAAAIETATLVPQVTDVYEDAQEAIQQWQARNMTN
- a CDS encoding Mo-dependent nitrogenase C-terminal domain-containing protein, whose product is MKVFDNTTKRFFLASWVSINQTETNQAPVTQLHPSAPQSNGDLLQPLRQRIENIQINNPKLAHRLCKLIPAQCPFERDVKLFGKKLFHIPPMCKLNPFFEEVVGLRFRALCYLADECGEDISQYC
- a CDS encoding helix-turn-helix domain-containing protein; the protein is MGSRLRIFLTKKQDRELFDLRTAKVPQKVKDRAEVIRLNADGWYVEKIAAHFDWGEQTVRVVLNKWEKEGIEGLHELPGRGRKPKLVEADIEYLEKCLKEEAQTYNSKQLAEKLDKERGIKVSTNTIRRGLKKKGVIWKRIRISHQAKQDPVTRANK
- a CDS encoding aldehyde dehydrogenase, giving the protein MITNERSDVAAIIAKQREFFQTGKTKDITFRQEQLKILKQAIVENTQAIIEALEADLQKPVFESYATEVGVVNEIDDAIKNLKNWSKPKKAAVPWKFFPYSAKIYPEPLGVVLIIGPWNYPLQLIISPLVGAIAAGNCTILKPSEIAPHTSSLVAQIIGKHFNPDYIAVVEGGVETSQQLLAEKFDHIFFTGGTAIGKIVMEAAAKHLTPVTLELGGKSPCIIDSEINLEYTVKRIVWGKFINAGQTCIAPDYLLVDQKIKKDLVDGMKKCLKEFYGDNPAISPDYARIVSKKQFDRLANLIKDGEIIIGGETNPEERYIAPTLLDHVSLTDSVMEEEIFGPILPIIEYTDITEAIALINSKPKPLALYIFTQNKNLQKQVLQSTSSGGVCINDTVMQVGVSSLPFGGVGDSGIGSYHGKASFDTFSHYKSVLKNYFWLDLNWRYAPYKDKLSALKKIVG
- the dapA gene encoding 4-hydroxy-tetrahydrodipicolinate synthase, giving the protein MGEFGRVLTAMITPFKADGSVNYDVAAELAAHLANNGTDTLVVCGTTGESPTLSWDEEYQLFVEVLQAVGGKAKVIAGCGSNSTKEAIAATQKAARIGVHGSLQVVPYYNKPPQAGLYQHFQAIGQACPELPLLLYNVPGRTGQNLSPETVARLAEIDNIVGIKEATGNLDQASEIRRLTPKEFQIYSGDDSLTLPLLAIGATGVVSVASHLVGNQLQQMIQAFNAGEIATATEIHLQLFPLFKALFLTTNPIPVKQALKLQGWEVGSTRLPLCEVDSDVTDKLKVVLDKLDLI
- a CDS encoding ribonuclease J; the protein is MVNNETKSALKIIPLGGLHEIGKNTCVFEYEDEIVLLDAGLAFPTKGMLGVNIVLPDTTYLRENRHKIKGMIVTHGHEDHIGGIAFHLKQFDIPIIHGPRLAMAMLEGKLEEAGVRDRTELRSVKPRDVVRIGQHFFVEYIRNTHSIADSFTVAIHTPLGVVIHTGDFKIDHTPVDGEHFDLQRLAEHGERGVLCLLSDSTNAEVPGFTPSERSVYPNLDREFGQATGRLFVTTFSSSVHRINMILQLAQKHNRVVSVVGRSMLNLIAHARNLGYIKCDDSIFHPLHAVRNMPDEKVLILTTGSQGETMAAMTRIANKEHSQIKIRPGDTVLFSANPIPGNTIAVVNTIDKLMIQGAKVVYGRDKGIHVSGHGCQEEQKLMIALTRPKFFVPFHGEHRMLVKHSQTAQSMGIVPENMVIIENGNIVELTEDSIRVAGKVASGIELVDTTSAGMVSDTVLQERQKMSEEGIVTIAAAIDWNGKLLAKPETHLRGVVTSVERSLVQKWVQQRIEEMLTVRWSEFAQIREGEKPEVDWGGLQGMLERELQRSIRRELQCQPTVTLLMQIAEEPPAKVSDGRRRRTRTTAQVAS
- the iscB gene encoding RNA-guided endonuclease IscB, which produces MSNFVLVLDTNKKPLTPIHPGDARFLLNQQKAAVFRRFPFTIILKEPKSEVPTQPIELKIDPGSKTTGFALVQNNKVIWGMELQHRGLAIKESLETRKGVRRGRRSRHTRYRQARFLNRTKPQGWLAPSLSHRVLTINTWVKRLCNFAPITDIVEELARFDLQQLENPEISGFEYQQGELQGYEVREYLLNKWNRKCAYCTAENVPLQVEHIKPKAKGGTNRISNLCLACEKCNIKKGTQDIEKFLAKKPELLKQILSQAKRPLKDASAVNSTRWALFNKLKETGLPITTGSGGLTKFNRTRLGLPKTHWIDAACVGKVETLKILTTKILTVKSTGHSCRRFCRINKFGFPCTEPKKIFTHVSTGDFVKATLHKDRKNITSGKYVSRVKTPTKNGCEIVINGFRVEFSTMKDITKVHCSDGYSYV
- the rpmF gene encoding 50S ribosomal protein L32, with the translated sequence MAVPKKKTSKSKRDKRRATWRHKAAVEAQKALSLGKSILTGRSTFVYPTTEEEEAES